From the genome of Corallococcus macrosporus DSM 14697:
AACGGCGAGTCCCTGGAGATGACCGCCAGACGGGTGCTGCCCTTCTATGACCGGGCCATCGCCGGCGACCTGCGCCTGGGGAAGAACGTGCTCGTGGTGGCCCACGGCAACTCCAACCGCTCCCTGGTCATGAAGCTGGACAAGCTCACGGGCGCGCAGGTGGTGGGGCTGGAGCTGGCCACCGGGGTGCCGCTCATCTACGAGATGTCCCCGGACGGCGAGGTGCTGTCCAAGCGCACCGCGTCCGCTTGATTTTTCGCGGCGTGAAGGGGGCTACCCAAGCCCCTCGCAGTCGTGAGATACGCGCGACAGCGCGAGGACGGCCCGGGCCGCTCCAGGGGGGAACTTCCGTGATGCGGAGGCAGGCTGCACGCCCCATCGCGGCCGGTTGAATGCAACCGGCCCCGGCGCGTCAGACTGTACGAGCACATGAAAGGAAGCTCCCCATGAAGGCCCTGATCACCTCCCTCGCCCTCCTCTTCGCCCTTCCTTCCCTTGACGCCTCCGCCCAGGCGGATGCGCGCCGGCCGCACGGGCCGCCGCCGGGCCAGCAGATGCCGCGCCCGCATGGCCCGCCGCAGCACAGTGGCACCCAGGTGGTGGTGGACCGGAGCGAGCTGACCGACCGCCTGGAGCGGCTGGAGCGGCAGCTCGCCGAGGCCGAGCAGCGGATGAACCGGCAGGAGCGCAACAAGTTCCGCAAGGCCAAGGAGCTGCTGGACTCCGTGCAGGACCTGGTGCGCCAGGCCCCGCCGCTGGCCGTGGTCCTCCCGCCGCCAGCGCCGATGCCGATGCCGCCGCCCCCGCCGGTGGTGCGCCCCATCTCGGACCACGAGCTGCGCCGCATCAGTGAGTCCATCTCCCGGCAGTCGTTCGCCGAGGACAAGATGCGCGTGCTCGTCTCCGCGGCCCAGCACCACCACTTCCTCGTGTCGCAGGTGGGGCAGCTCCTCGGCCACTTCCAGTTCAGCCAGGACAAGCTCACCGTGGTCCGGACGCTGCGGCCCTACATCCTGGACCCGCAGAACGGCCACCTGCTCTACAGCTACTTCTCCTTCTCCAGCGACAAGAAGAAGCTGGATGACATCCTCTCGCGGCGCTGAGCCGCGAGGGCTGACAGCAGGACTTCGGGCGCCGCGGGACTTCCTCCCCCGGCGCCCGTCGCGTTTCAGAACGAGCACACTGGCCCGCGTGGGAAGGGGCGGCCGGGCGGGACGGGCAGGAAGGCGCGCTCCATGGCCTCCGCGGCCTCCGCCAGCGAGCCATGCGACGCCTCGATGCGGGCGAAGCGCGTGCGCATCCGGTCCAGGATGCCCGTGGGCAACAGCCGCCGCGCCAGGGGAAACACCTGGGCCTCTTCCACCGAGGTGTGCCCCCGGTACAGCCGCAGCCAGTCGTCCGCCGCGTCGAGCATGCGCGCCGGGTCCGTCTCCCCGCCGCGCAGCATCGTCTCCGCCGCGCAGAGCATGGCGACGGCGTGCTCGCTGCCGGTGCCGTGCTCGCCGGACACCTGGGCCAGCAGCCCGGGCGCCAGCGGCAGCCGGTGCGCCACCATCGTCTGGAACAGCACCATCTCCTTCGCGTGGTGGCTGCCATCCACGAAGGTGAGGAAGAAGTTCGCGGCGCGGAGGAACAACGAGGCCGAGACGAACTCCCCGTCGCGCCCCTTCGCCACCGCCCGCTCCAGGACCTCCAGCACACGCTGGATGTGACGGTGCTCCTGGTTCAACACGTCCAATGCATCCATGACCCACCCCTTCACACCGTGCGGGAAAAGCGGGGCCGCTCCGCCCCCGCGAGATATGCGTCGAACACCATGGCCACGTTGCGGACGAAGAGCCGCCCCATGGGCGTCAGCTCCAACTGCGAGCCGGTGCGCGTCAGCAGCCCGTCGTCCTCGAAGGCGCGCAGCCGCTGCAGCTCTGGCGCGAAGTAGTCGGCGCCGTCCGCCCCCAGGTCCACCCAGAAGTTGCACATGAGCCGGGTGATGACCGCGCGCCGGCGCTGGTCGTCCGCCGTCAGCGTCAGGCCCCGCTCCGTGGCCAGGCAGCCCTGGGAGACGCGCTCGTAGTAGCGCGGCAGCGCGCGGACGTTCTGCGCGTACGCCCCGGCCACGTCGCTGATGCCGGTGCTGCCAAGGGCCACCACGTCCGAGGCCGCCTTGACGGTGTAGCCCTGGAAGTTGCGGCCCAGCCGGCGCTCGGCCTGCGCGCGCGCCAGCTCGTCCTCGGGCACGGCGAAGTGGTCCATGCCAATGGGCCGGTAGCCCGCGGAGACGAAGGCCGCGTAGGCGTCACGGAACAGCTCCAGCTTGGTCCGGCCGCTGGGGATGGCATCCGCGGGCATGCGCCGCTGGTGCTTCAGCACGTCGGGCATGTACGCGAAGGAGTAGACGGCCAGCCGGTCCGGCCGCATGGACAGCACCGTGTCCAGCGTGCGGGCCCACCCTTTCGCGTCCTGGTGGGGCAGGCCGTAGATGAGGTCGAAGTTCACGCCCTTGAAGCCCAGGCGCCGCGCGTGCTCCAGCAGCGCCCGCGTCTGCTCCGGAGATTGGATGCGGTTGGTGACCTCCTGCACGCGCGCGTCGAAGTCCTGGAGCCCCATGGACACGCGGTTGAAGCCCAGGCTCCGCAGCAGCGTGAGCTGGCCGGGAGTCGTCACCGCCGGGTGGATTTCAATGGCCACCTCCGCGTCCGGCGCGACACGGAAGCGGCGGGTGATGGCCGTCCACAGCCGTTCGAGCTGCCCCTCATCCAGGAAGGTGGGCGTGCCGCCGCCCCAGTGAATCTGGGACAGCGCGCGCCGCGAGCCGAGCCGCTGCACCACCAGGTCCAGCTCCAGCTCCAGGTGGTCGAGGTACTGGTCCGCCGCGCCCCGGTCCCGGCTGATGACGACGTTGCAGCCGCAGTACCAGCAGAGGCTGCGGCAGAAGGGCAGGTGCACGTAGAGCGACAGCGGCTCGGCGCGCTCCCGGGCGCCCGCTTGCTCCAGCCGCGCCACCAGGTGCTCCGGACCGAAGTCCTTCCGCCACTCAGGGGCGGTGGGGTAGCTGGTGTACCGGGGGCCGGAGACGTCGTACCGGCTCAGCAGGGCTTCGGGCGGCGTGGGGACTTCCGGGCGAGGGGGCTCCATCTCACCGCGTCACCACTCCAAGCCTCGTGCCAGGCTCATCCCGTCGAGGGAGCCGGCGGGGCCGCGCAAGGCTTGCGGACCACCCCACCCACACCGCAACCCCTGCGCCGCCGCGCCCCGCCCGGGGGCGCATTGCCCTACCCACCCGTGGCCGCGGGCCCCAGGAACCGGGCCTCCATGCGCTTCACTTCACCGGAGGCCGCGTCTGAGACCTCGACGATGAACGTGAAGGGTGTTTTCACACCTGGGCCCACGGTGATGAACAGCGGCACGCGGAAGCTCTCCAGGGAGCCGAGCGTCACCTGCGCCTGGGGCACCACCACCTTCGCGGGCACGGGACTGTCCACGCGGATGCTGAGCACCGTGTCGGAGGGGTTCTTGTTCACCAGGTGCAGTTCGAACTGGTTGCGCACGGTGCCCTGCTCCACGACGTAGGGCATGCCCTGGAAGCGCAGCAGGTTCGCCTCGAAGGGCACGCGGCGCGCGAGGCTCAGCGTGAGGCCCACGACCACCACCAGCAGCAGCGCGCCGTAGATGAACAGCCGGGGCCGGAGCACCCGCCGCGGCTGTCCGTCCAACCCGTTGAGCGAGTCATACCGGATGAGCCCGCGCGGCTTGCCCAGCTTGTCCATGACGCCGTCGCATGCATCCACGCACTGCGCGCACGCCAGGCAGTCCATCTGCAAGCCATTGCGGATGTCGATGCCCGTGGGGCACACGGCCACGCACCGGAAGCAGTCCACACAGTCGCCGCGCGGCGGCGCCGTGGCCCCCGCAGGCACCTTGACCAGGCGGCCCCGGGGCTCTCCGCGCCGCGCGTCGTAGCCGACAATGAGCGAGTCCCGGTCCTGCATCGCGGACTGGAGCCGGCCATAGGGGCACACCACCACGCAGAGCTGCTCCCGGAACCACGCGAAGTTGAAATACAGCGCGCCCGTCACGGCCATGGCCCAGGTGAAGGCCACCGGCGAGGCCACCGGCCCCTCGGACACCATGGCCACCAGCCCTCCCGCCGAGACGAAGAGGCTCAGCGCCGCGTGGGAGATGAGCATGGACACGGCGGCATAGGCCCCGTGCTTGAGCACCGCCCGCGTCACGCGCGCGGGCGTCCAGGGCTCCCTGGCCGCCTTCAGCCGCCGCTCCCGGGGCCCATCGAAAAAGCGCTCGATGGGGCGATAGAGCGCCTCCAGGAACACCGTCTGCGGACACGCCCAGCCGCACCACACGCGCCCCAGCCACGCGGTGAAGAACAGCAGACCGAAGCCCACTGACGTCACCAGGAAGAGGACGCGCCAGAAGTCCTGCGCGTTGTACGTGCCGCCGAAGAGGTAGAAGCGGCGCGCCGCCACGTCCAGGTGCACCGCC
Proteins encoded in this window:
- the ccoG gene encoding cytochrome c oxidase accessory protein CcoG encodes the protein MSAAPQRDGPRIDQLSSIRADGSRLALHPADVRGRFITRRRVGFAVLIAIYLALPLVEVGGHPAVHLDVAARRFYLFGGTYNAQDFWRVLFLVTSVGFGLLFFTAWLGRVWCGWACPQTVFLEALYRPIERFFDGPRERRLKAAREPWTPARVTRAVLKHGAYAAVSMLISHAALSLFVSAGGLVAMVSEGPVASPVAFTWAMAVTGALYFNFAWFREQLCVVVCPYGRLQSAMQDRDSLIVGYDARRGEPRGRLVKVPAGATAPPRGDCVDCFRCVAVCPTGIDIRNGLQMDCLACAQCVDACDGVMDKLGKPRGLIRYDSLNGLDGQPRRVLRPRLFIYGALLLVVVVGLTLSLARRVPFEANLLRFQGMPYVVEQGTVRNQFELHLVNKNPSDTVLSIRVDSPVPAKVVVPQAQVTLGSLESFRVPLFITVGPGVKTPFTFIVEVSDAASGEVKRMEARFLGPAATGG
- a CDS encoding DUF4476 domain-containing protein; translation: MKALITSLALLFALPSLDASAQADARRPHGPPPGQQMPRPHGPPQHSGTQVVVDRSELTDRLERLERQLAEAEQRMNRQERNKFRKAKELLDSVQDLVRQAPPLAVVLPPPAPMPMPPPPPVVRPISDHELRRISESISRQSFAEDKMRVLVSAAQHHHFLVSQVGQLLGHFQFSQDKLTVVRTLRPYILDPQNGHLLYSYFSFSSDKKKLDDILSRR
- the hemN gene encoding oxygen-independent coproporphyrinogen III oxidase, whose translation is MEPPRPEVPTPPEALLSRYDVSGPRYTSYPTAPEWRKDFGPEHLVARLEQAGARERAEPLSLYVHLPFCRSLCWYCGCNVVISRDRGAADQYLDHLELELDLVVQRLGSRRALSQIHWGGGTPTFLDEGQLERLWTAITRRFRVAPDAEVAIEIHPAVTTPGQLTLLRSLGFNRVSMGLQDFDARVQEVTNRIQSPEQTRALLEHARRLGFKGVNFDLIYGLPHQDAKGWARTLDTVLSMRPDRLAVYSFAYMPDVLKHQRRMPADAIPSGRTKLELFRDAYAAFVSAGYRPIGMDHFAVPEDELARAQAERRLGRNFQGYTVKAASDVVALGSTGISDVAGAYAQNVRALPRYYERVSQGCLATERGLTLTADDQRRRAVITRLMCNFWVDLGADGADYFAPELQRLRAFEDDGLLTRTGSQLELTPMGRLFVRNVAMVFDAYLAGAERPRFSRTV
- a CDS encoding hemerythrin domain-containing protein; this translates as MDALDVLNQEHRHIQRVLEVLERAVAKGRDGEFVSASLFLRAANFFLTFVDGSHHAKEMVLFQTMVAHRLPLAPGLLAQVSGEHGTGSEHAVAMLCAAETMLRGGETDPARMLDAADDWLRLYRGHTSVEEAQVFPLARRLLPTGILDRMRTRFARIEASHGSLAEAAEAMERAFLPVPPGRPFPRGPVCSF